The Enterobacter oligotrophicus sequence CCGCATTCTGGACACCGGTGAAGGCGTTACCGTGAGTGAAATCGATAACCTGCATTTCCCGTTCCTGAACGATACCCAAAGCGATCGCTATGGCAAGGCCAATGCCCTCACCTTCTGGCTGTGTGACCAGCTGGCGCGTAAACTCGGTGGCCATCTGAATATCAAGGCGCGTGAGTCGCTCGGCACCCGCTACTCACTGCACGTTAAAATGGCCGCCAATCCACAGGAAGAAGATGAAGAACGCCTGCTGGATGAGGTGATAGTGATGGTGGATGTGACATCAAATGAGATCCGCAATATTGTGGTTCGTCAGTTAGAAAACTGGGGCGCGGCCTGCATCACCCCCGACGAAAGACTCGCGAGTCAAGAATTTGATCTGTTTTTAACTGATAATCCGTCTAATCTTACTGCCTCCGGCTTGCTTTTAAGCGATGATGAGCCAGGCGTGCGAAAAATCGGCCCTGGGCAGATGCGCGTAAACTTTAATATGAGTAATGCAATGCAGGAAGCTGTACTACAACTTATAGAAGAGCAGCTGGCGCAGGAAGAGATAGCGGAATCACCGTTAGGCGGCAATGAAAATGCCGAGCTCCACGCCAGCGGATATTATTCACTCTTTGTTGATACAGTACCAGATGATGTTAAGCGGTTGTATACTGAGTCCGCTGCGAATGATTTTGCGGCGCTGGCACAGACAGCACACCGGCTTAAAGGGGTGTTTGCCATGCTTAATCTGGTTCCCGGCAAGCAGTTATGTGAAACGCTGGAACATCTAATTCGTGAGAAAGATGCCTCTGGCATTGAAAAATACATCAGCGACATTGACACCTATGTCAAGAGCTTGCTGTAGCAAGGTAGCCTTATACATGAACAATATGAACGTAATTATTGCCGATGACCATCCGATTGTACTGTTCGGTATTCGCAAATCGCTTGAACAGATCGAGTGGGTGAATGTAGTCGGTGAATTTGAAGACTCTACAGCACTGATCAATAACCTCCCGAAACTTGATGCGCACGTGCTCATTACCGATCTCTCCATGCCTGGAGACAAATACGGTGATGGGATCACGCTTATCAAATACATCAAACGTCACTTCCCGGACATCTCGATCATTGTTCTGACCATGAACAATAATCCGGCTATTTTGAGCGCCGTACTGGATCTGGATATCGAAGGGATTGTCCTGAAACAGGGTGCGCCGACCGATCTGCCGAAAGCGCTGGCTGCACTGCAGAAAGGCAAGAAATTCACGCCTGAAAGCGTCTCTCGTCTGCTGGAAAAAATCAGTGCGGGCGGTTATGGCGATAAACGCCTGTCACCAAAAGAGAGCGAAGTTCTGCGCCTGTTCGCTGAAGGTTTCCTGGTGACTGAGATTGCCAAGAAGCTGAACCGCAGTATCAAAACCATCAGTAGCCAGAAGAAATCAGCAATGATGAAACTGGGCGTGGATAACGATATTGCCCTGCTGAACTATCTCTCCTCTGTCACGCTGAGCGCGACGGACAAGGATTGATTCCCGCTGTCAATGCCGGGTGGCGCTCGCGCTTACCCGGCCTGCACTCCCCACAAAATAATGCGAGCAGTGAACAATCCCCTCGCCCCTCTGGGGAGAGGGTTAGGGTGAGGGGAACATACGGCTGAGGTGGAATTTCCGTTCACTTCAATTTTCTTGCTGCTCTTTAACCCCTTAAGCGGTGAACGTGCCAGGGTGGCTCAGTCGCCACCACCCTGGCGACCTGGGCTCCCGGCGGTAAATCGCCGCTTCGCGGTACCTTCGGCTTATTCCTTTCGGCTTATCGGGTACGGGCGGAGGCAACGTCCCTGTAAAGCCCGCCCTCTCGGCGCATCCATGCGCCTCGCCCCGGCCTGCAGGAAACGCCTCAGCGATTCACAGCCGGACCGGGGCATCGCTGTAAGTCATTTATTTCACTTATAAAATATTAATCGCTTCAAGTCGTAAATTTTCTGGGGAACCCTCAGCCCTTTCGGGCCTTTTTTATATTCTCGTTTTCCTCACGCGATCCGCATAGACAGATAACGTCTGCTTCAGCACGTCCAGCGTCACCGGTTTCGACAGACAGCTGTCCATACCGGATTCGAGACAGCGCTGCTTCTCTTCCGCCAGGGCGTTTGCCGTTACCCCAACCACCGGGAGCGTCAGACCAAGCTGACGAATGCGCTGGGTCAGACGGTAGCCGTCCATATTTGGCATGTTCACATCACTGAGGACAATATCAATGTGGTTTTTGCTCAGCACATTCAGGGCATCCACACCGTCATTGGCCGTTTTACACTGATACCCCAACGAACCGAGCTGATCGGCCAGCAGGCGGCGGTTAATCGGATGGTCGTCCACCACCAGAATCATCATATCGTCATTAGCCAGTGCCAGCGCATCCGGTGACGGCAGTGCCGCTGTGCCATCGCTGTCTTCCAGCTGTACGCTGTAAATGCGTGCCAGCAGCCCCAGAAGCTCATGAGGCGTCGCCACGCTGTGCACCCATTCACCAGGCGCACGCTCTGCAGGTATCCCAATATGACGGCGGCAGAACGTCACGACGCCTCTGCCCGTCCACGCCTGTTCCAGTTCGCCATCGGTAATCAGCATATCGTCAGCATCCGGCGTCTGGCCTTCATACCGCGAGACCCGCACACCGCTGCTGGTCAGCAGTGAAGCAAGAAAATCCTGTAAGGATGCATTATGCACCGCCAGCCAACAGCGTTTATCACTCAATCCGTCAACGGTTGCTTTCGCCGGATACTGCGCGGAATAGAGCGGAATGCGGATGGTGAACTGGCTTCCCATGCCGGGTTCGGTATCAACGGAGATATCACCGTCCATCATGCTGATGAGCTTCTCACAGATCGCCAGCCCCAGCCCGGTGCCCTGGAAATTGCGCTGCACGCCAGTGCCCACCTGGAAGAAGGGATCAAACAGACGGACAACCTCCTTCGCCGGGATACCTACGCCGGTGTCACGCACGCGGATGCGCAGGTAGTCCCCTGCCCGACAGACATGCAGCACAATACAGCCAGTGTCGGTGAATTTGATAGCGTTGCTCAGAAGGTTCGAGATGACCTGCTGCAGGCGCATCGGATCGCCGTGCAACGTCAGCGGCACATCCGGCTCAATAAAGCAGTAAAGCCCCAGTTGTTTACGCACCACCAGCGGCAAATAGTTAGCGCTGATATGGTTCATCACCTCGCGCGGCGAGAACTCACGCGGCTCAATTTTCAACTGCTCAGACTCAATCTTGGAGAAGTCGAGAATATCGCTGATGATTTTCAGCAGCAGGCTTGAGGAGTTGTTCATCGCCGTGACCAGACGGTCGACCCCTTTCGGCAGTTCTTTGGTCTGCAGCAGATCGAGGTTACCGATGATCCCGTAAAGTGGTGTACGCAATTCGTGGCTGACGGTAGCCAGGAACATCGATTTCGACTGGCTGGCCTGTTCTGCCGCCTGCGCCATCTCCTGCAGCGACTCTTCCATCTTCACGCGCGCAGAGACATCCACCAGCACGCAAATCGCTACGTTTTCATTACGATAGCGCGAATGCACGAAGCTAATTTGCAGGTTGGTGTGGGTACTGGTCAGCACATCCACAAAGTTTACCTGCTGCCCGCAGATAATCTGCGTCAGCCGTTGCCTGTCCTCATGCGTCAGCATGTTCAGGTAGTTATGTGCCAGCTCGTTACTGAGGATATTCGTGCCATCCTGGGTACGCAGGATACAGATCCCGACGGGCGCAGAGGCCACAATCTTGCGATTAAACTGCTCGTGTTCTTCAAGGCGCTGGGCATCACTTTCGGCAGGGATAAAGATCCGACGCTCATACATCCGCGCCAGCATAAACAACACAACACCAACCAGCACATTCAGCAAAATGGCGTTCAGAATAAGAATGCGGATACGCTCCAGCACCATATCGACAGGCAGCGAGTACACAATACTCAACGACGAAGGGGGTAAACTCTTCTTCAGCACCAGCTCGCGGAAACCGGAGGTGTAGCCAAACCACGAGCGCTCCTGCATCCAGTGTGGATCGACTTTTAAACGGTTCTCCGGCCCGACAAGGGAAATAAGCGTATGGCCGTTCTCATCAAGGATGGTCACCCCCATCGGCAAACTGCCCGGCGTGAAGAAGTTTTCCATACGGATCGTCTGTTCAATCCCCAGCAGCGCCTGCAGACGATTGCCCAGATAGACCGGTGTGAGAGCATAGAAGTAGCCCACGCCCATACGCGGTCCCTGGCTAATCCAGAACAGGTTGTTACCCCGCTCCTCCTGCGGTGCATTACGGTATTTCACGATCCGTTCGTGCAGGCTTTTCAGGGCGTCATCGCGCTCAACGGGGATGTCGCGCAGGCCAAAATCCGCCATACAGAGGTTGTCGCTGCCAATGAGGAAAACGCGGTTCAGATCATAGGCGGCAGAAAAATTGTCACGCCAGTAGCGCATAAACCATGCAAGCGACTCCAGCGAACCGCGCCAGGCATTGCCCATGGTTGAACAGTCGGAGTCCGGGAACAAAGGCTCAAAATCAGGCACTTCGGTTTTTTCATTTCGCCCACGAATGGCAAGAATACCATTTTCCGCCGTCAGCCGGTTTTCGGCAATATACTTCAGCTCCTTCATGACGTCGGAAGTTCGCTGAATATAACGCTGGGCCTGATCGGAGCTTAAATTGAACTCCTGGCGGATCTCCGCTTCTTTCTGGTGTAACGCGTTAACGATGTAAAACACCGAGAACAACGCCACCAGCAGCCAAAGCAGTAGTGCCAGCGCCCGAAACAGGTAGCGAGAGACTTTCAGCGTGGTACGAAAGGAGACGAGGTATTTCAAGGGGGCGAGGCTCCGCCGTCGGGGTCAAAAAGAATGTGGTTAAGGTAGCGGTAAACGCGCCTTGTCGCAACGTTCACTTGTCTGCTTGTGCAAAAGAAAAGGGCCGGAAACCGGCCCTTTTTGCGTCAGGAGACATTACTCGTCAGCGTCATCCGCTGCTTCGTCGTCGGTATCCGCTTCCGGTGCGATTTCATCATCACCTTCCGCGACGCTACCGTCGATAGAGTCGAGTTCTTCGTCATCCACCGGCTCTGCAACACGCTGCAGACCCACCACGTTTTCATCTTCCGCAGTACGGATGAGGATCACGCCCTGGGTGTTACGACCCACCACGCTGATCTCGGAAACGCGGGTACGCACCAGCGTACCGGCATCGGTGATCATCATGATCTGGTCAGTATCATCGACCTGCACCGCGCCGACAACGGAACCGTTGCGCTCGGTCACTTTGATGGAGATAACGCCCTGCGTACCACGGGACTTGGTCGGATATTCACTTTCCGCCGTCCGTTTACCGTAGCCATTCTGCGTAACGGTAAGGATTGCACCTTCACCACGCGGAACAATCAGGGAAACAACGGAATCTTCACCCGCCAGCTTGATACCGCGAACGCCCGTTGCGGTACGGCCCATTGCGCGGACCGCGTTCTCTTTAAAGCGCACCACTTTACCGGCCGCAGAGAACAGCATCACTTCATCAGAACCGGAGGTCAGATCCACGCCGATCAGTTCGTCACCTTCGTTCAGGTTCACGGCGATAATACCGGCTGAACGCGGACGGCTGAACTCGGTCAGCGCGGTTTTCTTCACGGTACCGCTCGCGGTCGCCATAAAGACGTTCACGCCCTCTTCGTACTCGCGTACCGGCAGGATAGCGGTGATACGTTCGTTCGCTTCCAGCGGCAGCAGGTTGACGATTGGGCGGCCACGCGCGCCACGGCTCGCTTCCGGCAGCTGATAAACCTTCATCCAGTACAGACGACCACGGCTGGAGAAGCAGAGGATCGTGTCATGGGTATTCGCCACCAGCAGGCGGTCAATAAAGTCTTCTTCTTTAATACGTGCCGCAGATTTGCCTTTACCGCCACGACGCTGTGCTTCGTAGTCGGTCAACGGCTGATACTTCACATAGCCCTGGTGAGACAGGGTGACCACCACATCTTCGCGGTTGATCAGATCTTCAATGTTGATATCAGAGCTGTTCGCAGTGATTTCAGTGCGGCGCTCATCGCCGAACTGATCGCGGACCAGTTCCAGCTCTTCGCGGATCACTTCCATCAGGCGCTCTGCGCTACCGAGGATATGCAGCAGCTCGGCAATCTGCTCCAGCAGCTCTTTGTACTCGTCGAGCAGTTTTTCGTGCTCAAGGCCGGTCAGTTTCTGCAGACGCAGATCCAGAATCGCCTGGGCCTGCTGCTCAGTCAGGTAGTACTGACCGTCACGCACGCCGAATTCAGGCTCCAGCCACTCAGGACGCGCCGCGTCATCGCCCGCACGTTCCAGCATCGCAGCCACGTTGCCCAGATCCCACGGACGGGCAATCAGGGATGCTTTCGCTTCTGCTGGCGTCGGCGCGCGACGGATCAGCTCGATGATCGGGTCGATATTAGCCAGAGCAACGGCCAGTGCTTCGAGGATATGCGCACGGTCGCGCGCTTTGCGCAGTTCGAAAATAGTACGGCGAGTCACCACTTCACGGCGGTGACGCACAAACGCGCTCAGGATCTCTTTCAGATTCATGATCTTCGGCTGACCATGGTGCAGCGCAACCATGTTAATACCGAAGGAGACCTGAAGCTGAGTCTGAGAGTACAGGTTGTTCAGGACAACCTCACCCACTGCGTCGCGTTTGATTTCAATCACAATGCGCATACCGTCTTTATCAGACTCGTCACGCAGGGCGCTGATACCTTCAACGCGTTTTTCTTTTACCAGCTCGGCGATTTTTTCAATCAGACGAGCCTTGTTCACCTGATACGGGATCTCATGAACAATGATGGTTTCACGGCCGGTTTTGGCGTCCGCTTCCACTTCCGCGCGGGCACGGATGTAAATCTTGCCGCGACCGGTGCGGTACGCTTCTTCAATACCGCGACGACCGTTGATGATCGCCGCCGTCGGGAAGTCCGGGCCAGGAATGTGTTCCATCAGGCCTTCAATGCTGATGTCTTCATCGTCGATGTAGGCCAGGCAGCCGTTAATCACTTCCGTGATGTTGTGCGGCGGAATGTTGGTTGCCATACCCACGGCGATACCGGACGAACCGTTCACCAGCAGGTTAGGGATTTTCGTTGGCATAACGTCAGGAATTTTTTCCGTGCCGTCATAGTTATCAACGAAATCAACCGTCTCTTTTTCCAGGTCGGCCATCAGCTCATGGGCAATCTTCGCCAGACGGATTTCCGTATAACGCATTGCCGCGGCGGAGTCGCCGTCGATAGAACCAAAGTTACCCTGGCCATCTACCAGCATGTAACGCAGCGAGAAAGGCTGCGCCATACGGACGATAGTGTCGTACACCGCGGAATCACCATGGGGATGGTATTTACCGATTACGTCACCAACGACACGGGCAGATTTTTTGTAGGCTTTATTCCAGTCATTGCCCAATACGTTCATGGCGTATAGTACGCGACGGTGTACCGGCTTCAGGCCATCGCGGACGTCCGGCAGCGCACGGCCAACAATGACCGACATCGCATAGTCCAGATAGGAGCTCTTCAGCTCTTCCTCGATGTTAACCGGTGTAATTTCTCTCGCAAGGTCGCTCATCTAACCGCTATCCCTCTACTGTATCCCGGATTCAAAGGTCGCAAATTATAACACAGCCGCGGTGATTGAGGTAAACCTATACGCTTTATTCACTCGCGTAGCCTGATATACTCCGAAGTCTTGCAAAATAAGGAGTAAAAGCGCCCATGAATGCCGAAAAATCCCCGGTGGCTCACAACGTTGACCACGAAGAGATTGCCAAATTTGAAGCGGTGGCGTCCCGCTGGTGGGATCTCGAAGGTGAGTTCAAGCCTCTGCATCGCATCAATCCGCTGCGTCTGGGCTATATCGCGGCGCGTTCCGGCGGTCTGTTCGGTAAGAAGGTGCTCGACGTTGGCTGTGGCGGCGGTATCCTCGCAGAGAGCATGGCGCGCGAAGGGGCCACGGTCACTGGCCTCGATATGGGTTTCGAACCGCTGCAGGTGGCGCGCCTTCATGCGCTGGAATCCGGTGTGCAGGTAGAGTATGTGCAGGAGACCGTGGAAGAACACGCGGCAAAACATGCCCACCAGTACGATGTGGTGACCTGCATGGAAATGCTGGAGCACGTCCCCGATCCGCAATCCGTGGTGAGTGCTTGTGCAAAACTGGTGAAGCCGGGCGGCCAGGTCTTTTTCTCCACCATCAACCGTAACGGAAAAGCCTGGCTGATGGCCGTCGTCGGGGCGGAATATGTCCTGCGCATGGTGCCGAAAGGCACACACGACGTGAAGAAATTCATCAAGCCTGCCGAATTACTGAGCTGGGTTGATCAGACGTGGCTCAAAGAGCAGCACATGACCGGACTGCATTACAATCCATTAACGGACAAATTCAAACTCGCACCGGGCGTGGATGTTAACTATATGTTGCATACAACCGCCAAAAACGACTAACGTCATAAACTATTCTTATAAAGATTGCGCGACATCATGTTGCGCAATTCTGACCTCTCGTTGAAGAAATCAGCACTCGATCAAATTTTGAATTTTTTTTCTTAATTATTGACATCTCTTCCAGGCCTTACGGTACGAGGACTTAGCCTTTTTTACCCTTTCACAACCTCAATTTAACCTCAAAATCAACTCTTGTACTGAAAAGAATCCTTACTAGAATACTCACCATATAGCGTTCTTCTTATCGCAAACCCCCTATATGTAGTATTTATCCACAGAGTTAGTCACAAGGCGGATCTGTGGATAAACGGGGGATATTTTTTATTTCACGGACAGGTAAAACCCACATGAATCAGAGTCTGCTGGTGACAAAACGCGACGGTACTACCGAGCGTATCAATCTGGACAAAATCCATCGAGTTCTCGACTGGGCAGCAGAAGGCCTGAACAACGTATCTATCTCCCAGGTTGAACTGCGATCCCACATCCAGTTCTACGACGGCATTAAAACGTCTGATATCCATGAAACCATCATCAAGGCTGCGGCGGATCTGATCTCCCGTGAAGCGCCGGATTATCAGTACCTCGCTGCACGTCTGGCGATTTTCCACCTGCGTAAAAAAGCCTACGGCCAGTTTGAGCCGCCAGCGCTTTACGATCACGTGGTGAAAATGGTTGAGCTGGGCAAATACGACACGCATCTGCTGGAAGACTATACGGAAGAAGAGTTCGAGCAGATGAACGGGTTTATCGATCACTGGCGCGACATGAACTTCTCCTACGCGGCGGTGAAGCAGCTCGAAGGTAAATACCTGGTTCAGAACCGTGTGACCGGCGAAATCTACGAGAGCGCTCAGTTCCTCTATATTCTGGTGGCCGCCTGTCTGTTCTCTAACTACCCGCGTGAAACGCGTCTGGAATACGTGAAGCGTTTCTACGATGCGGTGTCGACGTTCAAGATTTCTCTGCCTACGCCAATTATGTCTGGCGTGCGTACCCCGACTCGTCAGTTCAGCTCCTGCGTCCTGATTGAGTGTGGTGACAGCCTGGATTCCATCAACGCCACCTCCAGCGCCATTGTGAAATACGTCTCCCAGCGTGCCGGTATCGGCATCAACGCGGGTCGCATCCGCGCTCTGGGTAGCCCGATTCGCGGCGGTGAAGCGTTCCACACCGGCTGTATTCCATTCTACAAACACTTCCAGACTGCGGTGAAGTCCTGCTCGCAGGGCGGCGTGCGTGGTGGTGCAGCAACCCTGTTCTATCCGATGTGGCACCTGGAAGTGGAAAGCCTGCTGGTACTGAAAAACAACCGTGGCGTGGAAGGCAACCGCGTGCGCCACATGGACTACGGCGTGCAGATCAACAAACTGATGTACACCCGTCTGCTGAAAGGTGAAGAGATCACCCTGTTCAGCCCATCCGACGTTCCGGGGCTGTACGACGCATTCTTTGCCGATCAAGATGAGTTCGAACGTCTGTACACCAAATACGAAAAAGACGACAGCATCCGCAAACAGCGCGTGAAAGCCGTCGATCTGTTCTCGCTGATGATGCAGGAACGCGCCTCCACGGGCCGTATCTATATCCAGAACGTTGACCACTGCAACACTCACAGCCCGTTCGACCCGGTTGTTGCGCCAGTGCGCCAGTCTAACCTGTGCCTGGAAATCGCCCTGCCGACCAAACCGCTGGACGACGTCAACGACGAAAACGGCGAAATCGCCCTGTGTACGCTCTCTGCGTTTAACCTGGGTGCGATTAAGAGCCTGGACGAGCTGGAAGAATTGGCCGTGCTTGCCGTGCGTGCGCTGGATGCCCTGCTGGACTACCAGGATTACCCCATCCCGGCGGCAAAACGTGGTGCAATGGGCCGTCGTACCCTGGGTATCGGCGTGATCAACTTTGCCTACTGGCTGGCGAGAAACGGTAAGCGTTACTCTGACGGCAGCGCAAACAACCTGACCCACGAAACGTTCGAAGCCATTCAGTATTACCTGCTGAAAGCCTCTAACGAGCTGGCAAAAGAGCAAGGTGCATGTCCGTGGTTCAACGAAACCACCTACGCGCAGGGCATTCTGCCGATCGACACCTATAAGAAAGACCTGGATGCGATTGCGAATGCACCACTGCGTCTGGACTGGGAAGCACTCCGTGAGTCTATTAAAACTCACGGCCTGCGTAACTCCACGCTCTCTGCCCTGATGCCGTCTGAGACCTCTTCGCAGATCTCCAACGCCACCAACGGTATCGAGCCGCCGCGTGGTCACGTCAGCATCAAAGCGTCGAAAGACGGTATTCTGCGCCAGGTCGTGCCGGACTACGAACTGCTGAAAGACAACTACGAGCTGCTGTGGGAAATGCCAAACAACGACGGCTACCTGCAGCTGGTGGGTATCATGCAGAAGTTTATCGACCAGTCGATCTCTGCGAATACCAACTACGACCCGACGCGCTTCCCGTCTGGCAAGGTTCCGATGCAGCAGTTGCTGAAAGACCTGCTCACTGCCTATAAATTTGGCGTGAAAACCCTGTACTATCACAACACCCGTGATGGTGCGGAAGACGCGCAGGACGATATGGTGCCGTCAATTCAGGACGATGGCTGCGAAAGCGGCGCATGTAAGATTTAATAAATCCCCTCACCCTAACCCTCTCCCACAGGGAGAGGGAACTCTTTCCCCTTCTCCCTGTGGGAGAGGGCCGGGGTGAGGGAAATAACACCACAGGACTCACCTTAATGGCATACACCACCTTTTCACAGACGAAAAACGACCAGCTCAAAGAGCCAATGTTCTTCGGCCAGCCGGTCAACGTGGCACGCTACGATCAGCAAAAATATGACATCTTCGAAAAGCTGATTGAAAAGCAACTCTCCTTCTTCTGGCGTCCGGAAGAGGTTGACGTTTCCCGCGACCGTATCGATTTCCAGGCGTTGCCGGACCACGAAAAACATATCTTCATCAGTAACCTGAAGTACCAGACGCTGCTGGACTCCATTCAGGGACGTAGCCCTAACGTGGCGCTGCTGCCGCTGATCTCCATTCCGGAGCTGGAAACCTGGGTGGAAACCTGGGCGTTCTCTGAGACGATCCACTCCCGCTCATACACCCATATCATCCGCAACATCGTTAACGATCCGGCGGTGGTGTTCGACTATATCGTCACCAACGAACAGATCCAGAAACGTGCGGAAGGCATTGCGCACTACTACGACGAGCTGATCGAGATGACCAGCTACTGGCATCTGCTGGGCGAAGGCACCCACAACGTGAACGGCAAAACCGTTACCGTGAACCTGCGCGCGCTGAAGAAACAGTTGTACCTGTGCCTGATGAGCGTCAACGCGCTGGAAGCGATCCGCTTCTACGTGAGCTTCGCCTGCTCCTTCGCGTTTGCCGAGCGCAAACTGATGGAAGGCAACGCCAAAATCATTCGTCTGATCGCCCGTGATGAAGCCCTGCACCTGACCGGCACTCAGCATATGCTGAACCTGCTGCGCAGCGGCGTGGACGACCCGGAGATGGCGGA is a genomic window containing:
- the rcsB gene encoding response regulator transcription factor RcsB; this encodes MNNMNVIIADDHPIVLFGIRKSLEQIEWVNVVGEFEDSTALINNLPKLDAHVLITDLSMPGDKYGDGITLIKYIKRHFPDISIIVLTMNNNPAILSAVLDLDIEGIVLKQGAPTDLPKALAALQKGKKFTPESVSRLLEKISAGGYGDKRLSPKESEVLRLFAEGFLVTEIAKKLNRSIKTISSQKKSAMMKLGVDNDIALLNYLSSVTLSATDKD
- the rcsC gene encoding two-component system sensor histidine kinase RcsC, whose translation is MKYLVSFRTTLKVSRYLFRALALLLWLLVALFSVFYIVNALHQKEAEIRQEFNLSSDQAQRYIQRTSDVMKELKYIAENRLTAENGILAIRGRNEKTEVPDFEPLFPDSDCSTMGNAWRGSLESLAWFMRYWRDNFSAAYDLNRVFLIGSDNLCMADFGLRDIPVERDDALKSLHERIVKYRNAPQEERGNNLFWISQGPRMGVGYFYALTPVYLGNRLQALLGIEQTIRMENFFTPGSLPMGVTILDENGHTLISLVGPENRLKVDPHWMQERSWFGYTSGFRELVLKKSLPPSSLSIVYSLPVDMVLERIRILILNAILLNVLVGVVLFMLARMYERRIFIPAESDAQRLEEHEQFNRKIVASAPVGICILRTQDGTNILSNELAHNYLNMLTHEDRQRLTQIICGQQVNFVDVLTSTHTNLQISFVHSRYRNENVAICVLVDVSARVKMEESLQEMAQAAEQASQSKSMFLATVSHELRTPLYGIIGNLDLLQTKELPKGVDRLVTAMNNSSSLLLKIISDILDFSKIESEQLKIEPREFSPREVMNHISANYLPLVVRKQLGLYCFIEPDVPLTLHGDPMRLQQVISNLLSNAIKFTDTGCIVLHVCRAGDYLRIRVRDTGVGIPAKEVVRLFDPFFQVGTGVQRNFQGTGLGLAICEKLISMMDGDISVDTEPGMGSQFTIRIPLYSAQYPAKATVDGLSDKRCWLAVHNASLQDFLASLLTSSGVRVSRYEGQTPDADDMLITDGELEQAWTGRGVVTFCRRHIGIPAERAPGEWVHSVATPHELLGLLARIYSVQLEDSDGTAALPSPDALALANDDMMILVVDDHPINRRLLADQLGSLGYQCKTANDGVDALNVLSKNHIDIVLSDVNMPNMDGYRLTQRIRQLGLTLPVVGVTANALAEEKQRCLESGMDSCLSKPVTLDVLKQTLSVYADRVRKTRI
- the gyrA gene encoding DNA topoisomerase (ATP-hydrolyzing) subunit A, translated to MSDLAREITPVNIEEELKSSYLDYAMSVIVGRALPDVRDGLKPVHRRVLYAMNVLGNDWNKAYKKSARVVGDVIGKYHPHGDSAVYDTIVRMAQPFSLRYMLVDGQGNFGSIDGDSAAAMRYTEIRLAKIAHELMADLEKETVDFVDNYDGTEKIPDVMPTKIPNLLVNGSSGIAVGMATNIPPHNITEVINGCLAYIDDEDISIEGLMEHIPGPDFPTAAIINGRRGIEEAYRTGRGKIYIRARAEVEADAKTGRETIIVHEIPYQVNKARLIEKIAELVKEKRVEGISALRDESDKDGMRIVIEIKRDAVGEVVLNNLYSQTQLQVSFGINMVALHHGQPKIMNLKEILSAFVRHRREVVTRRTIFELRKARDRAHILEALAVALANIDPIIELIRRAPTPAEAKASLIARPWDLGNVAAMLERAGDDAARPEWLEPEFGVRDGQYYLTEQQAQAILDLRLQKLTGLEHEKLLDEYKELLEQIAELLHILGSAERLMEVIREELELVRDQFGDERRTEITANSSDINIEDLINREDVVVTLSHQGYVKYQPLTDYEAQRRGGKGKSAARIKEEDFIDRLLVANTHDTILCFSSRGRLYWMKVYQLPEASRGARGRPIVNLLPLEANERITAILPVREYEEGVNVFMATASGTVKKTALTEFSRPRSAGIIAVNLNEGDELIGVDLTSGSDEVMLFSAAGKVVRFKENAVRAMGRTATGVRGIKLAGEDSVVSLIVPRGEGAILTVTQNGYGKRTAESEYPTKSRGTQGVISIKVTERNGSVVGAVQVDDTDQIMMITDAGTLVRTRVSEISVVGRNTQGVILIRTAEDENVVGLQRVAEPVDDEELDSIDGSVAEGDDEIAPEADTDDEAADDADE
- the ubiG gene encoding bifunctional 2-polyprenyl-6-hydroxyphenol methylase/3-demethylubiquinol 3-O-methyltransferase UbiG translates to MNAEKSPVAHNVDHEEIAKFEAVASRWWDLEGEFKPLHRINPLRLGYIAARSGGLFGKKVLDVGCGGGILAESMAREGATVTGLDMGFEPLQVARLHALESGVQVEYVQETVEEHAAKHAHQYDVVTCMEMLEHVPDPQSVVSACAKLVKPGGQVFFSTINRNGKAWLMAVVGAEYVLRMVPKGTHDVKKFIKPAELLSWVDQTWLKEQHMTGLHYNPLTDKFKLAPGVDVNYMLHTTAKND
- the nrdA gene encoding class 1a ribonucleoside-diphosphate reductase subunit alpha; translation: MNQSLLVTKRDGTTERINLDKIHRVLDWAAEGLNNVSISQVELRSHIQFYDGIKTSDIHETIIKAAADLISREAPDYQYLAARLAIFHLRKKAYGQFEPPALYDHVVKMVELGKYDTHLLEDYTEEEFEQMNGFIDHWRDMNFSYAAVKQLEGKYLVQNRVTGEIYESAQFLYILVAACLFSNYPRETRLEYVKRFYDAVSTFKISLPTPIMSGVRTPTRQFSSCVLIECGDSLDSINATSSAIVKYVSQRAGIGINAGRIRALGSPIRGGEAFHTGCIPFYKHFQTAVKSCSQGGVRGGAATLFYPMWHLEVESLLVLKNNRGVEGNRVRHMDYGVQINKLMYTRLLKGEEITLFSPSDVPGLYDAFFADQDEFERLYTKYEKDDSIRKQRVKAVDLFSLMMQERASTGRIYIQNVDHCNTHSPFDPVVAPVRQSNLCLEIALPTKPLDDVNDENGEIALCTLSAFNLGAIKSLDELEELAVLAVRALDALLDYQDYPIPAAKRGAMGRRTLGIGVINFAYWLARNGKRYSDGSANNLTHETFEAIQYYLLKASNELAKEQGACPWFNETTYAQGILPIDTYKKDLDAIANAPLRLDWEALRESIKTHGLRNSTLSALMPSETSSQISNATNGIEPPRGHVSIKASKDGILRQVVPDYELLKDNYELLWEMPNNDGYLQLVGIMQKFIDQSISANTNYDPTRFPSGKVPMQQLLKDLLTAYKFGVKTLYYHNTRDGAEDAQDDMVPSIQDDGCESGACKI
- the nrdB gene encoding class Ia ribonucleoside-diphosphate reductase subunit beta, with product MAYTTFSQTKNDQLKEPMFFGQPVNVARYDQQKYDIFEKLIEKQLSFFWRPEEVDVSRDRIDFQALPDHEKHIFISNLKYQTLLDSIQGRSPNVALLPLISIPELETWVETWAFSETIHSRSYTHIIRNIVNDPAVVFDYIVTNEQIQKRAEGIAHYYDELIEMTSYWHLLGEGTHNVNGKTVTVNLRALKKQLYLCLMSVNALEAIRFYVSFACSFAFAERKLMEGNAKIIRLIARDEALHLTGTQHMLNLLRSGVDDPEMAEIAEECKQECYDLFVLAAQQEKEWADYLFRDGSMIGLNKDILCQYVEYITNIRMQAVGLDLPFQTRSNPIPWINTWLVSDNVQVAPQEVEVSSYLVGQIDSEVNTDDLSDFQL